The proteins below come from a single Pristiophorus japonicus isolate sPriJap1 chromosome 26, sPriJap1.hap1, whole genome shotgun sequence genomic window:
- the fkrp gene encoding ribitol 5-phosphate transferase FKRP: protein MRVSFCQLLLTGAIMVNLVVLYYVSKTQQQMLKHKDPGRAASRRSAVSRVTGITVLIREFEDFENWVVGVVQSFLKERPDQPIVVVADRLPYPPLDLPDKRNVQVVLLQASPDQPYYVTRPEFYIKTEYTLLVPDGVQLDSTQQLDRLLRELEASKGKVRMVAAPVQTAATFQCLNLRVSLKEWSAVYSLSPAQVCDAVGGEAVVLLRTEDLFNLSRPMARPLTASLFVQSALRGWRVKAADSVVFSAHQRSLFMSAHSQWKADLNAKARLGRLFRDFRLKHVVQADGKEQWHGCGKDTSRCFGTVHDDTPEYLYENRWTPPCCLRALRETTKYVIGILESSGVRYWLEGGTLLGAVRHQDIIPWDYDVDLGIYLEDVENCEFLRSLDSGSVVDENGYVWEKAVEGDFYRVQYSESNHLHVDLWPFYAREGIMTKNTWTDHKQDVEFPEHFLKPLVPMQFAGVNALAPNNHRRFLELKFGEGVIENPQYPNPAKKRLEKMD from the coding sequence ATGCGGGTTAGTTTTTGCCAGCTACTGCTGACCGGGGCGATAATGGTAAATCTAGTGGTCCTTTACTACGTCTCCAAAACCCAACAGCAGATGCTGAAGCACAAAGACCCAGGGAGGGCTGCCTCCCGGAGGTCGGCGGTTTCAAGAGTCACTGGGATCACCGTGCTGATACGAGAGTTCGAAGACTTTGAGAattgggtggtgggggtggtgcagTCGTTCCTGAAGGAAAGGCCAGACCAGCCCATCGTGGTGGTCGCCGACAGGCTGCCCTACCCACCGCTGGACCTGCCCGACAAGCGGAACGTACAGGTCGTGCTGTTGCAGGCGTCCCCAGATCAGCCATACTATGTCACCAGACCCGAGTTCTACATCAAGACCGAGTACACCCTCCTGGTGCCCGACGGGGTGCAGCTGGATTCGACCCAGCAGCTTGACCGTCTCCTCCGGGAACTTGAGGCCAGCAAAGGGAAGGTGCGGATGGTGGCGGCCCCCGTGCAAACCGCGGCGACCTTCCAGTGCCTCAACCTGCGGGTCAGCCTCAAGGAGTGGAGCGCGGTCTACAGCCTCTCCCCGGCCCAGGTGTGCGACGCCGTGGGCGGCGAGGCCGTGGTCCTCCTCCGCACCGAGGACCTGTTCAACCTCTCGCGGCCCATGGCCCGGCCACTGACTGCCTCCCTCTTCGTCCAGTCCGCGCTGCGGGGCTGGCGGGTGAAGGCGGCGGACAGCGTGGTCTTCTCGGCCCACCAGCGCTCGCTCTTCATGTCGGCCCACAGCCAGTGGAAAGCCGACCTCAACGCCAAGGCCCGCCTGGGCCGGCTCTTCCGCGACTTCCGCCTCAAGCACGTCGTCCAGGCCGACGGGAAGGAGCAGTGGCACGGCTGCGGCAAGGATACCTCTCGCTGCTTCGGCACCGTGCACGACGACACGCCCGAGTACCTGTATGAGAACAGGTGGACTCCGCCGTGCTGCCTCCGCGCCTTGCGGGAGACCACCAAGTACGTCATCGGCATCTTGGAGTCCTCAGGCGTCCGCTACTGGCTGGAGGGCGGCACGCTCCTGGGCGCCGTCCGCCACCAGGACATCATTCCGTGGGACTACGACGTAGACCTCGGAATCTACCTGGAGGACGTGGAGAACTGCGAGTTCTTGCGGAGCCTGGACTCCGGCTCGGTGGTGGACGAGAACGGCTACGTGTGGGAAAAGGCGGTGGAAGGGGACTTCTACCGTGTGCAGTACAGCGAGAGCAACCACTTGCACGTCGACCTGTGGCCGTTCTACGCCAGGGAAGGCATCATGACCAAGAACACATGGACGGACCACAAACAGGACGTGGAGTTCCCCGAGCACTTCCTCAAGCCCCTGGTCCCCATGCAGTTTGCCGGGGTGAACGCTCTTGCCCCCAACAACCACAGGCGCTTCCTGGAACTGAAGTTTGGCGAGGGGGTCATCGAAAACCCCCAGTACCCAAACCCCGCAAAGAAAAGATTGGAGAAGATGGACTAA